The following coding sequences lie in one Rutidosis leptorrhynchoides isolate AG116_Rl617_1_P2 chromosome 4, CSIRO_AGI_Rlap_v1, whole genome shotgun sequence genomic window:
- the LOC139903965 gene encoding ATP synthase subunit epsilon, mitochondrial: MASTAAVPFWRSAGMTYITYSNICANLVRNCLKEPYKSEAISREKVHFSVSKWADGKPEKPTIRSDSPVE; encoded by the exons ATGGCTTCAACAGCCGCAGTGCCTTTTTGGAGATCTGCCGGTATGACATACATAACGTATTCCAACATATGCGCTAACCTTGTCAGGAACTGCCTGAAAGAGCCGTACAAATCTGAAGCAATCAGCCGTGAAAAAGTCCATTTCTCCGTTTCCAAATGGGCCGATGGAAAACCAGAGAAACCTA CTATTCGGTCTGATTCTCCTGTCGAGTGA